In Antechinus flavipes isolate AdamAnt ecotype Samford, QLD, Australia chromosome 3, AdamAnt_v2, whole genome shotgun sequence, a genomic segment contains:
- the LOC127556503 gene encoding platelet glycoprotein VI-like isoform X1 codes for MSPALSALLCLGLCLGHRIRAQEDELPKPSLRAENGSLGPLGRRVTFRCRGSPGAAEYFLEKYVGSEFQRIDSELSQEDEVEFSIPRMTLNDAGTYFCYYRKASLWSERSDPLELVATDRYDSPSISAWPSSAVTEGQAVTLQCYSGNRYDRSALYKDGEQVTKAPAQLLAQGSQADFSIPAVNSTHGGTYRCYSFRSFSPREWSSPSDPLELRVTGTSKDPPLPYSPGGTQALTPSPPSPGAQDYTLGNVIRLSLAGLVLVLLGVLLAEAWNSCRGCPGGAPASSDRREGGAGGP; via the exons ATGAGCCCCGCCCTCTCTGCCCTGCTGTGCCTCG GGCTGTGTCTGGGCCACAGGATAAGAGCACAGGAAG ACGAGCTCCCCAAACCCTCGCTCAGGGCAGAGAATGGGTCCCTGGGGCCCCTCGGGAGAAGGGTGACCTTCAGGTGCCGGGGGTCACCGGGGGCTGCTGAATACTTTCTGGAGAAATATGTGGGATCTGAATTCCAACGTATCGACTCCGAGCTGTCACAGGAAGATGAGGTCGAGTTTTCCATCCCACGGATGACACTGAATGACGCCGGGACCTATTTCTGCTACTACAGAAAAGCGTCCCTCTGGTCAGAGCGCAGTGATCCCCTGGAGCTGGTGGCCACGG ACCGCTATGACTCGCCCTCCATCTCGGCCTGGCCCAGCTCCGCGGTGACCGAAGGACAGGCCGTGACCCTCCAGTGCTATTCAGGGAATCGCTATGACCGCTCTGCCCTGTACAAGGACGGAGAACAAGTCACCAAAGCCCCGGCCCAGCTCCTTGCTCAGGGCTCTCAGGCCGATTTCTCCATCCCTGCTGTGAACTCCACCCATGGAGGGACATACCGATGCTACAGCTTTCGGAGTTTCTCCCCCCGTGAGTGGTCATCCCCCAGTGACCCCCTGGAGCTCAGGGTCACAG GAACCTCAAAGGATCCTCCCCTCCCCTACAGCCCTGGAGGCACCCAAGCTCTGACCCCCTCCCCACCCA gtCCTGGAGCCCAGGATTACACGCTGGGCAACGTCATCCGCCTCAGTCTGGCAGGGCTGGTGCTCGTCCTCCTGGGGGTCCTGCTGGCTGAAGCCTGGAACAGCTGCAGGGGATGCCCAGGGGGGGCTCCCGCATCTTCTGACAGAAGGGAAGGCGGGGCTGGGGGGCCCTGA